The following proteins come from a genomic window of Gossypium raimondii isolate GPD5lz chromosome 5, ASM2569854v1, whole genome shotgun sequence:
- the LOC105769796 gene encoding coatomer subunit epsilon-1 gives MAGSPDHLFNLRNNFYLGSYQAAINNSDLPNLSPDDAVERDCLVYRSYIALGSYQLVINEIDSSAATPLQAVKLLALYLSNPHDKESTISSLKEWLADPAIGNNHILRLIAGIIFTHEEDYNEALKHTNAGGTMELHALNVQIFIKMHRSDYAERQLRVMQQIDEDHTLTQLANAWLNLAVGGSKIQEAYLIFQDFSEKYPMTGLILNGKAVCCMHMGNFDEAETLLLEALNKDAKDPETLANLVVCSLHLGKSSSRYLSQLKLTHPEHILVKRASSAEDSFERAVQSVA, from the exons ATGGCTGGAAGCCCAGATCACTTGTTCAATTTGAGGAACAATTTCTATTTGGGTTCGTACCAGGCTGCCATCAACAACAGCGATCTGCCCAATCTCTCCCCCGACGACGCCGTCGAGCGCGACTGTCTTGTCTATCGCTCTTATATCGCCCTCGGCAGCTACCAA CTGGTGATCAATGAGATCGATTCCTCTGCTGCCACTCCTCTACAAGCCGTTAAATTGCTCGCTCTCTATCTCTCCAACCCTCATGATAAG GAATCGACGATTTCTAGCTTGAAGGAATGGTTGGCAGATCCAGCTATTGGGAACAATCACATCTTAAGGTTGATTGCTGGAATCATTTTCACGCACGAAGAAGATTATAACGAGGCTCTTAAACACACCAATGCTGGTGGCACCATGGAACT GCATGCACTGAATGtgcaaatatttattaagaTGCACCGGTCGGACTATGCAGAGAGACAGCTGAGGGTCATGCAGCAGATTGATGAGGATCATACATTGACACAACTAGCAAATGCATGGTTGAACCTGGCAGTG GGTGGTTCCAAGATACAGGAAGCCTACCTGATCTTCCAAGATTTCTCTGAGAAATATCCTATGACTGGACTAATCCTCAATGGGAAGGCTGTCTGCTGTATGCATATGGGGAACTTTGATGAAGCTGAAACACTTTTGCTTGAAGCACTTAATAAG GATGCAAAGGATCCTGAAACTCTTGCCAACCTGGTTGTATGCAGTCTTCACCTTGGTAAATCATCTTCACGTTACCTGAG CCAATTGAAACTCACACATCCAGAGCACATTCTTGTGAAGCGTGCATCATCAGCAGAAGACAGCTTTGAAAGAGCAGTGCAGTCGGTTGCTTGA
- the LOC105769691 gene encoding protein LIGHT-DEPENDENT SHORT HYPOCOTYLS 4, translating to MSAAVAAAAAAASVSSNTTSSSHHPSNQAPNHGWIPFFQPPAQRAALPALSRYESQKRRDWKAFVEYLKKHRPHLGLSRCTGVHVLEFLDYQFGNTKLHTRNCPFWGNPPDPPSPCSCSCPLDQAWSSLDGVVGRLRVAFEENGGQPETNPFSARVVRLYLTDLRDAQAKARGVAYTF from the coding sequence ATGTCAGCAGCTGTtgccgccgccgccgccgccgcaAGCGTCTCATCTAACACCACTTCTTCTTCTCATCATCCAAGTAACCAGGCGCCGAACCATGGCTGGATACCCTTTTTTCAACCACCGGCACAACGTGCAGCGCTCCCAGCTTTGAGCCGCTACGAATCTCAGAAGCGACGTGACTGGAAGGCGTTTGTAGAGTACCTGAAGAAGCATCGCCCCCACTTGGGTCTCTCCCGCTGCACCGGAGTGCATGTGCTTGAATTCTTGGACTATCAGTTCGGGAATACTAAACTCCACACACGGAACTGTCCTTTTTGGGGCAACCCTCCTGACCCACCGTCGCCATGCTCATGCTCTTGCCCTCTCGACCAAGCATGGAGCAGCTTGGATGGTGTGGTAGGGCGCCTCCGTGTAGCTTTTGAGGAGAACGGAGGCCAACCAGAGACCAACCCTTTCAGTGCTCGTGTTGTGAGGCTGTACCTAACGGACCTCAGGGATGCTCAAGCCAAGGCTAGAGGAGTTGCTTATACCTTTTGA